A portion of the uncultured Draconibacterium sp. genome contains these proteins:
- a CDS encoding SusD/RagB family nutrient-binding outer membrane lipoprotein, whose translation MNKYILILILGVLAFNYSCTDDFEELNTPSNVVTEPNAAYLFSNTVQSVFANYQRNWNLYADMYGQYMANTRTSFPSPRYEYRNDWVGNFWRESYTQHLRKTKAIQDLYGDNPAYTNAIAQKEIWECYWWSRLTDYYGDIPYFGAAEGKTVTYNSQQEVYYDLLARITKAVNDLNEDNTQFNYGEYDLIFRGNVSKWKRFGNSLRMRLAMRMSNVDPSKAKEEFVAAFNDGGMTTNDDVAQVPMWKDGWYDYLHQMGWNWDRNVISKTMADRFYDQSTAGEDPRAEQWLAYQVTENGVKVAKSKEEVGKDKYFGLENGRQESVPAGVHQNYARLNLSGSYVGFSGNGGEVSMYCPVMFYSETLFLNAEAALRGWISGEPNTLYKQAVLASMDFVGVEQAKANAWVDGLLNLEGSNEAKLKQLITQKWVSNFPNGVEAWADFRRTDYPDFTLPYDGISGNATVSEGTYVKRIRYPDNQHQVNELSMPESLNTLDKDRMDVRLWWDVADTKTKTNGLMSSNF comes from the coding sequence ATGAATAAGTATATATTGATATTAATATTGGGAGTTCTGGCATTCAACTATAGTTGCACCGATGATTTTGAAGAACTCAATACCCCTTCAAATGTAGTAACAGAACCTAATGCAGCATATTTGTTTTCAAATACAGTACAATCTGTTTTTGCTAATTATCAACGAAACTGGAACCTATATGCTGATATGTATGGCCAGTATATGGCAAATACACGTACCTCTTTCCCCTCGCCACGATACGAATATAGAAATGACTGGGTTGGTAATTTTTGGAGAGAGTCGTATACACAGCATTTACGAAAAACTAAAGCGATTCAGGATTTATACGGAGACAATCCTGCCTACACAAATGCAATTGCGCAAAAAGAAATCTGGGAGTGCTATTGGTGGTCAAGACTGACTGATTATTATGGAGACATTCCATATTTTGGTGCAGCAGAAGGTAAAACTGTAACATATAACTCGCAGCAAGAGGTTTATTATGATTTGTTAGCACGAATTACAAAAGCAGTAAACGACTTAAATGAAGATAATACCCAATTTAATTATGGTGAGTATGATTTAATTTTTAGAGGTAATGTAAGCAAATGGAAGAGGTTTGGAAACTCTTTGCGTATGCGTTTAGCAATGCGTATGTCGAATGTCGATCCGTCAAAAGCTAAGGAGGAGTTTGTTGCAGCTTTTAACGATGGAGGAATGACTACGAACGACGATGTTGCGCAGGTACCAATGTGGAAAGATGGCTGGTATGATTACCTGCATCAGATGGGCTGGAATTGGGACCGGAATGTAATCTCAAAAACCATGGCTGATCGTTTTTACGATCAGTCAACAGCAGGGGAAGATCCAAGAGCCGAACAGTGGTTAGCATACCAGGTTACGGAGAATGGAGTGAAAGTTGCGAAATCAAAAGAAGAAGTTGGAAAAGATAAATACTTTGGATTGGAAAACGGTCGTCAGGAATCAGTACCGGCAGGTGTGCATCAAAATTATGCAAGGCTTAACCTTTCCGGTTCTTATGTAGGTTTTTCAGGTAATGGTGGCGAAGTTAGTATGTACTGCCCTGTTATGTTTTATTCCGAAACGCTTTTCTTAAATGCAGAAGCAGCCCTAAGGGGATGGATCTCGGGAGAACCAAATACCCTTTATAAACAAGCGGTATTAGCATCAATGGATTTTGTGGGAGTTGAACAAGCCAAGGCAAACGCCTGGGTAGATGGCTTATTAAACCTGGAAGGTTCGAATGAAGCAAAACTAAAACAGTTGATTACACAAAAATGGGTATCTAATTTCCCTAATGGTGTTGAAGCTTGGGCAGATTTTAGAAGAACAGATTACCCCGATTTTACTTTGCCTTACGACGGTATTAGTGGAAATGCGACTGTTTCGGAAGGTACCTATGTAAAAAGAATCAGATATCCCGATAATCAGCATCAGGTAAACGAATTATCAATGCCTGAATCGTTAAATACTTTGGATAAAGATAGGATGGATGTGCGTTTGTGGTGGGATGTTGCCGATACCAAGACTAAAACAAATGGCTTGATGTCGAGCAATTTTTAA